One genomic region from Spirochaetaceae bacterium encodes:
- a CDS encoding phytanoyl-CoA dioxygenase family protein: protein MQTTTIGTDSAAAVLEAAKAHLDEHGYCIVENAISRAEADALRTRLTEQAEAEAQIGLERVLGDRKQLVGFLLNKGQGFRDLLFHPVMRNIVEHVVGPRHLLSSYNGHLALPGGTTRFHTDQWWMPPPTNAARQTLLRPGDMDRDDTRGHHRTGEEGMRPAAISPACVCNIMWTIDDFTAENGATIVVPGSHLCGREPDHELDEDAGWVAAEAPPGSFIALDGRVWHSTGENHTDRPRIGLTTNFCAWQFRQQENLVMGVSDEVLADATPELRDLIGFRPDSGYGGIESRERIARGEYALGELKPG from the coding sequence ATGCAGACAACGACCATCGGCACCGATTCCGCTGCCGCGGTCCTGGAGGCGGCCAAGGCGCACCTGGACGAGCACGGCTATTGCATCGTAGAAAACGCCATCAGCAGGGCCGAGGCTGATGCGTTGCGCACGCGCCTGACGGAGCAGGCGGAGGCGGAGGCGCAGATCGGCCTCGAGCGCGTCCTCGGCGACCGGAAGCAGCTCGTCGGTTTTCTGCTCAACAAGGGACAGGGGTTTCGCGACCTGCTGTTCCACCCGGTGATGCGCAACATTGTCGAGCATGTGGTCGGACCGCGCCACCTGCTGTCCTCCTACAACGGCCACCTCGCCCTGCCGGGGGGCACCACCCGGTTCCACACCGACCAGTGGTGGATGCCGCCGCCCACCAACGCCGCCCGCCAGACCCTGCTGCGCCCCGGCGACATGGACCGTGACGACACGCGCGGCCACCACCGCACCGGCGAGGAGGGCATGCGCCCGGCCGCCATCTCGCCGGCGTGCGTGTGCAACATCATGTGGACCATCGACGACTTCACGGCCGAGAACGGCGCCACCATCGTGGTGCCGGGCAGCCACCTGTGCGGCCGCGAACCCGACCACGAACTGGACGAGGACGCCGGATGGGTGGCCGCGGAGGCCCCGCCGGGCAGCTTCATCGCGCTCGACGGGCGGGTGTGGCACTCCACCGGCGAGAACCACACCGACCGGCCGCGCATCGGCCTGACCACCAACTTCTGCGCCTGGCAGTTCCGCCAGCAGGAGAACCTGGTGATGGGCGTCTCCGACGAGGTGCTCGCCGACGCCACGCCCGAACTGCGCGACCTGATCGGCTTCCGCCCCGACTCCGGCTACGGCGGCATCGAGAGCCGCGAGCGCATCGCGCGCGGCGAATACGCACTCGGCGAACTCAAGCCTGGATAA
- a CDS encoding SDR family oxidoreductase, whose amino-acid sequence MAANMNGNAGNIAVVIGATSKWQADGRNTLLVHGCTLDDSGLPVGVRWGVGGAVAQKFAAEGYLTVLTTRRAANAAALEAAINAQGGKSMIVELDLVSEGSIARAFAAIRREAGEPDVVVYNAGYIEGRELPPGQELLEYIPTEMFETAQHLASRGPFLVAKEVLPTMRERGSGSFLLTNNASSLRGRKRLTGQSLYYPRVMMRNLAQVLTEEYSEHGVHVANVVIDGLIDSPGTRALPAAQQRPETVINPVKIAEAFYYLHTQDRSCWTHELQLTPSATPPSY is encoded by the coding sequence ATGGCTGCGAACATGAACGGCAACGCGGGAAACATCGCGGTGGTGATCGGGGCCACCTCCAAGTGGCAGGCGGATGGGCGCAACACCCTGCTGGTGCACGGCTGCACGCTGGACGACAGCGGCCTGCCGGTCGGCGTGCGCTGGGGCGTGGGCGGCGCGGTGGCGCAGAAGTTCGCCGCCGAGGGCTATCTCACGGTGCTCACCACGCGGCGCGCGGCCAACGCGGCCGCGCTGGAGGCGGCGATCAACGCCCAGGGCGGCAAGTCGATGATCGTGGAGTTGGACCTGGTTTCGGAGGGGTCGATCGCGCGCGCGTTCGCCGCCATCCGCCGCGAGGCCGGCGAGCCGGACGTGGTGGTGTACAACGCCGGCTACATCGAAGGCCGCGAGCTGCCGCCCGGCCAGGAACTGCTGGAGTACATCCCCACCGAGATGTTCGAGACCGCCCAGCACCTGGCCAGCCGCGGCCCGTTCCTGGTCGCCAAGGAGGTGCTGCCGACCATGCGCGAGCGCGGCTCCGGGTCGTTCCTGCTGACCAACAACGCGTCGTCGCTGCGCGGGCGCAAGCGGCTCACCGGCCAGTCGCTCTACTACCCGCGGGTGATGATGCGCAACCTCGCCCAGGTGCTCACCGAGGAATACTCCGAGCACGGCGTGCACGTGGCCAACGTCGTGATCGACGGCCTGATCGACTCGCCCGGCACCCGCGCCCTGCCGGCCGCGCAGCAGCGGCCCGAGACCGTAATCAACCCGGTCAAGATCGCCGAGGCATTCTACTACCTGCACACCCAGGACCGCTCCTGCTGGACGCACGAACTGCAGCTCACCCCGTCCGCCACCCCGCCCAGCTACTAG
- a CDS encoding TauD/TfdA family dioxygenase has translation MSTASHLMEQDQLGRELRRLFGPRARSEGPLTASGAGRRLVGIDLRQPLAPEQVSLLVDALSQFRIVCLPGQDLASFSLADFERFANHWGAPVPHPSNFLRGGKSAQSDGATDGEIEVIPFAQRKAAKVNAAFPGQLQCLPHESPAVLVVANFEGNGAARRGEVATGMGGSWHTDIEYEPLPIYVSMFLAHHMPVRRDAPGGTWVEPLDLSGEPDPSPYFGGSDAELIRLRKTLPLNGETAFADAAGAFAALPPERQALLERTRVRRRLNEGDAGWLAPLVRTNPRSGIKALHSPVWASRPGVRPAIEVDGMSSEQSRAFLDELEAHVLQPRFRYDHLHAPGDVTLWDNYMTLHNTPLVKHNIDSIDDARLLYRLSCKGEPALTLPRNDPPEWIAAHINAGYTTPPAIIAAT, from the coding sequence TTGAGTACCGCATCCCATCTCATGGAACAAGATCAGCTTGGCCGCGAACTGCGGCGGTTGTTCGGGCCGCGGGCGCGCAGCGAGGGACCGCTGACCGCCAGCGGCGCCGGGCGGCGCCTGGTGGGCATCGACCTGCGGCAGCCGCTCGCGCCGGAGCAGGTGTCGCTGCTGGTCGATGCGCTGAGCCAGTTCCGCATCGTGTGCCTGCCCGGGCAGGACCTCGCGTCGTTTTCGCTGGCCGACTTCGAGCGCTTCGCCAACCACTGGGGCGCGCCGGTGCCGCATCCGAGCAACTTCCTGCGCGGCGGCAAGTCGGCGCAGTCGGACGGCGCCACGGACGGCGAGATCGAGGTGATTCCGTTCGCGCAGCGCAAGGCGGCAAAGGTGAACGCGGCGTTCCCGGGCCAACTCCAGTGCCTGCCGCACGAGTCGCCGGCGGTCCTGGTGGTGGCCAACTTCGAGGGCAACGGCGCCGCGCGGCGAGGCGAGGTCGCCACCGGCATGGGCGGCTCCTGGCACACCGACATCGAGTACGAACCGCTGCCGATCTACGTGTCGATGTTTCTCGCCCACCACATGCCGGTGCGGCGCGACGCGCCGGGCGGCACCTGGGTGGAGCCGCTGGATCTGTCCGGCGAGCCCGATCCGAGCCCCTACTTCGGGGGCTCCGACGCCGAGCTGATCCGGCTGCGCAAGACGCTCCCCCTGAATGGCGAGACCGCGTTCGCGGACGCCGCCGGCGCGTTCGCGGCGCTGCCGCCGGAGCGGCAGGCGCTGCTGGAGCGCACCCGGGTACGGCGCCGGCTGAACGAAGGCGACGCGGGCTGGCTGGCGCCGCTGGTGCGCACCAACCCGCGCTCCGGCATCAAGGCGCTGCACAGCCCGGTATGGGCTTCGCGGCCCGGCGTGCGCCCGGCGATCGAGGTCGACGGCATGTCGAGCGAGCAGTCGCGCGCATTTCTCGACGAGTTGGAGGCGCACGTGCTGCAGCCGCGGTTCCGCTACGACCACCTGCACGCGCCGGGTGACGTGACGCTGTGGGACAACTACATGACCCTGCACAACACGCCGCTGGTCAAGCACAACATCGACTCGATCGACGACGCGCGCCTGCTCTACCGCCTGAGTTGCAAGGGCGAACCGGCGCTCACGCTGCCGCGCAATGATCCGCCGGAGTGGATTGCAGCCCACATCAACGCCGGCTACACCACTCCGCCCGCGATCATCGCCGCGACCTGA